A portion of the Calothrix sp. 336/3 genome contains these proteins:
- a CDS encoding DapH/DapD/GlmU-related protein translates to MRGIRHKIAHKFEQLLIPRLVQWLEEWQGKIRRYQHQQIKGRLKFCGVGVRFKRELRIEHPENVSLGEKIYVGPNVLLDGRGGITIGDNTTLGCNVVILSANHDYQSNALPYEHNVYIHKPVIVGRNVWIGSNVLIVPGVTIGDGAIIAAGTVVSRDVEPLAIAGNQPMRILKYRDREHYQRLVGEQGLEEVLPVKVLTNP, encoded by the coding sequence ATGAGAGGAATTCGTCATAAAATTGCCCATAAATTCGAGCAACTTTTGATACCGCGTTTAGTGCAGTGGTTGGAGGAGTGGCAAGGTAAGATTAGACGCTATCAACATCAACAAATCAAAGGACGATTGAAGTTTTGTGGTGTGGGTGTGCGGTTTAAACGGGAGTTGCGCATTGAGCATCCAGAAAATGTATCTCTGGGAGAGAAAATTTATGTTGGTCCCAATGTTTTGTTAGATGGTCGTGGTGGGATTACCATTGGAGATAATACGACTCTTGGTTGTAACGTGGTGATTTTATCTGCAAACCACGATTATCAGAGTAATGCTTTGCCCTACGAGCATAATGTTTATATTCATAAACCCGTCATTGTTGGTCGGAATGTGTGGATTGGTAGTAATGTTCTGATTGTTCCGGGGGTGACAATTGGGGATGGGGCAATTATTGCAGCAGGTACGGTTGTGAGTCGGGATGTTGAACCCTTGGCGATCGCCGGCAATCAACCGATGAGAATTTTGAAATACCGCGATCGCGAGCATTATCAACGATTGGTAGGGGAGCAAGGTTTAGAGGAAGTCTTACCTGTAAAGGTGTTGACTAATCCCTAA
- the gatC gene encoding Asp-tRNA(Asn)/Glu-tRNA(Gln) amidotransferase subunit GatC — protein sequence MIDREQVKKVAHLARLQLTSQEEEQFTTQLVSILDYVEQMNELDVSNVEPTTRAIDVSNITRRDDLKPYPEREAILQSAPEQEGEFFKVPKILNAD from the coding sequence ATGATTGACCGCGAACAAGTAAAAAAAGTCGCCCACTTAGCACGTTTACAATTGACTTCCCAGGAAGAGGAGCAATTTACTACTCAGTTGGTGAGTATCTTGGATTACGTTGAGCAAATGAATGAGTTAGATGTTAGTAATGTCGAACCGACTACACGAGCAATTGATGTGAGTAATATTACCCGTAGGGATGATTTAAAACCCTACCCCGAACGGGAAGCAATTCTGCAAAGCGCACCGGAACAGGAAGGGGAGTTTTTCAAAGTACCAAAAATTCTCAACGCTGATTAA
- a CDS encoding photosystem I assembly protein Ycf3: MPRTQKNDNFIDKSFTVMADLILKLLPTNKKAKEAFVYYRDGMSAQTEGEYAEALDYYNEALTLEQDSNDRSYILYNMGLIYASNGDHTKALELYHQAIESNPRLPQALNNIAVIYHYQGEKAKEEGDADGGEALLDQAADYWIRAIRMAPNNYIEAQNWLKTTGRMQVDIFF; this comes from the coding sequence ATGCCAAGAACCCAGAAAAACGATAATTTTATCGATAAGTCTTTTACCGTCATGGCAGATTTGATTCTCAAACTGCTACCGACAAACAAAAAAGCGAAGGAAGCTTTTGTCTATTATCGGGATGGGATGTCAGCGCAAACCGAGGGTGAGTATGCAGAAGCTTTAGATTATTACAATGAAGCTTTGACATTGGAGCAAGACAGCAACGATCGCAGTTATATTCTCTACAACATGGGGCTAATATATGCTAGTAACGGCGACCATACCAAAGCTTTAGAGTTGTACCATCAAGCTATAGAGTCAAATCCTCGTCTTCCCCAAGCGTTAAATAATATCGCTGTGATTTATCATTACCAAGGTGAAAAAGCCAAGGAAGAGGGTGATGCAGATGGAGGGGAAGCACTGTTAGATCAAGCTGCTGACTATTGGATTCGAGCAATTCGTATGGCTCCTAATAACTACATCGAAGCCCAAAACTGGTTAAAAACCACAGGTAGAATGCAAGTTGATATATTCTTTTAG
- a CDS encoding SOS response-associated peptidase — protein sequence MCGRFTLSVSPVTISQVLGIAKTVNFTPQYNIAPTQMLLAIVYNLDNNQREFKYLRWGLIPAWAKDRTIGTRLINARGETLTEKPSFRTAFQRRRCLVVADGFYEWQAGTKQPYYFHLSGQQPFAFAGLWEKWTSPTQEEVFSCTIVTTEANELLKPVHHRMPVIIPPEDYSLWLDPQITSLETLQSLLQPYPTSEMIAYPVSKLVNSPKHNSADCIAPLGTEN from the coding sequence ATGTGTGGAAGATTCACTTTAAGTGTAAGTCCTGTCACTATTTCTCAGGTTTTGGGAATAGCAAAAACAGTTAATTTTACGCCACAATATAATATTGCACCTACGCAAATGCTATTAGCAATTGTGTATAATTTAGATAATAATCAACGAGAATTTAAATATTTACGTTGGGGGTTAATACCTGCTTGGGCAAAGGACAGAACTATCGGAACAAGGTTGATTAATGCTAGGGGGGAAACCCTAACAGAAAAACCATCTTTTCGGACTGCGTTTCAGCGTCGTCGCTGTTTAGTAGTTGCGGATGGGTTCTATGAATGGCAAGCAGGTACAAAGCAACCCTATTATTTTCATCTGTCGGGACAACAACCCTTTGCTTTTGCGGGATTATGGGAGAAGTGGACATCTCCAACGCAGGAAGAGGTCTTTTCTTGCACCATAGTTACCACGGAAGCTAACGAATTATTAAAGCCAGTGCATCACCGGATGCCTGTAATTATCCCCCCAGAGGATTACTCTCTCTGGTTAGACCCCCAGATAACAAGTCTTGAGACTCTCCAATCATTATTGCAGCCCTATCCCACCTCCGAGATGATTGCTTATCCAGTTAGTAAACTGGTAAATAGCCCTAAACATAATAGTGCAGATTGTATTGCACCCTTGGGAACGGAAAATTAA
- a CDS encoding glutathione S-transferase family protein, translated as MESLRLYDFLPSGNGYKIRLLLTQIGVPFERVEVDILKGESRTPEFLSKNSNGRVPVLEIEPGKYLSESNAILIYLSEGTEFLPYEPFLRAQVFQWLFFEQYSHEPYIATSRFWTSILAEPDKYQDALMQKREPGYAALKVMESHLKVHNFFVAERYTIADIALFAYTHVADEGGFDLTQFPAIEAWIARVKSQPSYISITEDILSAVEYA; from the coding sequence ATGGAATCCCTCCGATTGTACGATTTTTTACCTTCTGGCAATGGCTATAAAATTCGTCTTTTGCTAACACAAATTGGTGTACCATTTGAGAGAGTAGAGGTAGATATACTCAAGGGAGAGAGTCGGACACCGGAATTTTTAAGTAAAAATTCTAACGGTAGAGTTCCAGTTTTAGAAATAGAACCAGGAAAATACCTGTCAGAATCGAATGCTATTTTGATATACCTGAGCGAAGGTACAGAATTTCTACCCTATGAACCTTTCTTGAGAGCGCAAGTGTTTCAATGGTTGTTTTTTGAACAGTACAGCCATGAACCTTACATTGCCACATCACGATTTTGGACATCGATTCTAGCAGAACCAGATAAATATCAAGATGCGCTGATGCAAAAACGTGAACCCGGTTATGCAGCTTTAAAAGTGATGGAGTCCCATTTAAAAGTTCATAATTTTTTTGTAGCAGAACGTTATACTATTGCGGATATTGCATTATTTGCCTACACCCATGTTGCAGATGAGGGTGGTTTTGATTTAACGCAATTTCCAGCCATTGAAGCGTGGATAGCTAGGGTAAAATCACAACCAAGCTATATCAGTATTACTGAGGATATTTTATCAGCAGTGGAATATGCTTAA
- a CDS encoding DUF167 domain-containing protein: MQKQVKVKPNSKVQKIQEAADGSLTVHLKSSPVDGKANAELIKILAEKFSVPKSHVHIKLGTASRIKLVEIDIE, translated from the coding sequence ATGCAAAAACAAGTAAAAGTTAAGCCAAACTCCAAAGTTCAGAAAATTCAAGAAGCTGCTGATGGGAGTCTAACGGTTCATTTAAAATCATCACCGGTTGATGGTAAAGCCAATGCAGAACTAATTAAAATCCTGGCAGAAAAGTTTTCTGTTCCCAAATCTCATGTTCATATCAAGTTAGGAACTGCATCCCGGATAAAGTTAGTGGAAATAGATATCGAATGA
- a CDS encoding DUF2809 domain-containing protein — MSAKSRQNIYIAISLLFVTILGFALKYYNGFAQEWFNNSGAAIFYEIFWCLFAFCFFRSQRAIITIPIWVFIATALIEFLQLWHLPLLQQFRATFIGKTLLGTTFTWWDFPHYLIGCILGWLWLRMLSPQANAKTSKS; from the coding sequence ATGAGTGCCAAATCTCGCCAAAATATTTACATTGCCATTTCCTTACTATTTGTCACAATTTTGGGCTTTGCCTTGAAGTACTACAATGGTTTTGCCCAGGAATGGTTCAATAATTCTGGAGCAGCTATTTTTTATGAAATATTTTGGTGTTTATTCGCCTTTTGTTTTTTTCGTAGTCAACGAGCAATAATTACTATCCCTATATGGGTATTCATCGCTACTGCTCTCATCGAATTTTTACAACTCTGGCATCTCCCATTATTACAACAATTTCGTGCTACATTTATTGGCAAAACATTACTCGGAACAACCTTTACTTGGTGGGATTTTCCCCATTATCTTATAGGATGTATTTTAGGTTGGTTGTGGTTACGAATGTTATCCCCACAGGCAAATGCAAAAACAAGTAAAAGTTAA